A genome region from Arthrobacter agilis includes the following:
- a CDS encoding SDR family oxidoreductase, whose protein sequence is MSSNPVALITGASRGIGRAIADELASTHHLLLGGRDLTALAELSSSFPSAEPFAAELRDAGQVAAAVAGIPRVDVLVHSAGVLRMGSVAELSDDAWRESFEVNVFAVAALTRALLPALRVAHGQVITINSGSGFTSGAGSAVYSGTKFALRAFTDALRDEERPNGVRVSSIHPGRVATDMQEELHAWEGRDYRPGAWIQPGQVAKAVRLAVDATPESTIESLSIRPSGITLA, encoded by the coding sequence ATGTCCTCGAACCCCGTCGCCCTCATCACCGGCGCGTCCCGCGGCATCGGCCGTGCCATCGCCGACGAGCTCGCCTCCACGCACCACCTGCTCCTCGGCGGCCGGGACCTGACCGCCCTGGCGGAGCTGTCGTCGTCGTTCCCGTCCGCGGAACCGTTCGCGGCGGAGCTGCGCGATGCCGGCCAGGTGGCGGCCGCCGTCGCCGGGATCCCGCGGGTCGACGTCCTGGTCCACTCCGCGGGGGTCCTGCGCATGGGGTCCGTGGCGGAGCTGTCCGACGACGCCTGGCGTGAGAGCTTCGAGGTCAACGTCTTCGCGGTCGCGGCGCTGACGCGCGCTCTCCTGCCGGCCCTGCGCGTCGCCCACGGCCAGGTGATCACCATCAACAGCGGGTCGGGCTTCACCTCGGGTGCTGGGTCGGCCGTGTACAGCGGCACGAAGTTCGCCCTGCGCGCCTTCACGGACGCCCTGCGGGACGAGGAGCGTCCGAACGGTGTGCGGGTGAGCTCCATCCATCCCGGCCGGGTCGCCACGGACATGCAGGAGGAACTGCACGCCTGGGAGGGCAGGGACTACCGGCCCGGGGCGTGGATCCAGCCCGGTCAGGTGGCCAAGGCCGTCCGGCTCGCCGTCGACGCCACCCCGG
- a CDS encoding nuclear transport factor 2 family protein — protein sequence MPDENLTDDDVLEAATALVAAFRATDTRAYFDSFAEDATFVFHTEQRRLDNRADYERLWDGWIADGWRVTECNSSNPRVQLLGDTAVFTHDVRTTTALDGASDTTRERETIVFRRSGTALKAVHEHLSPVPAEAPEGNTP from the coding sequence ATGCCTGACGAGAATCTGACGGACGACGACGTCCTCGAGGCGGCGACCGCCCTGGTCGCGGCCTTCCGCGCCACGGACACGCGCGCCTATTTCGACTCCTTCGCCGAGGACGCGACCTTCGTGTTCCACACGGAGCAGCGCCGGCTGGACAACAGGGCCGACTACGAGCGGCTCTGGGACGGCTGGATCGCCGACGGCTGGCGGGTGACCGAGTGCAACAGCAGCAACCCGCGGGTCCAGCTCCTCGGTGACACGGCCGTGTTCACCCACGACGTCCGGACCACCACCGCGCTGGACGGCGCCTCCGACACGACCCGCGAGCGCGAGACGATCGTGTTCCGCCGCTCCGGCACCGCCCTGAAGGCCGTCCACGAGCACCTCAGCCCCGTCCCCGCCGAAGCCCCGGAAGGGAACACGCCATGA